The following are from one region of the Zonotrichia albicollis isolate bZonAlb1 chromosome 15, bZonAlb1.hap1, whole genome shotgun sequence genome:
- the NDST1 gene encoding bifunctional heparan sulfate N-deacetylase/N-sulfotransferase 1 has translation MTVLARARRGIWQLSPQVVLLLLFAFCLLSVFVSAYYLYGWKRGLEPSGDVAGPDCDEPKVAPSRLLPLKTLKVADSSRTDPLVLVFVESLYSQLGQEIVAILESSRFKYRTEIAPGKGDMPTLTDKDRGRFALIIYENILKYVNLDAWNRELLDKYCVEYGVGIIGFFKANENSLLSAQLKGFPLFLHSNLALKDCSINPKSPLLYITRPSEVEKGVLPGEDWTVFQSNHSTYEPVLLAKTKSAESIPHMSVDAALHTTVMQDLGLHDGIQRVLFGNNLNFWLHKLVFVDSVSFLTGKRLSLPLDRYILVDIDDIFVGKEGTRMKVEDVKALFDTQNELRTHIPNFTFNLGYSGKFFHTGTDAEDEGDDLLLSYVKEFWWFPHMWSHMQPHLFHNQSVLAEQMTLNKKFAVEHGIPTDMGYAVAPHHSGVYPVHVQLYEAWKQVWSIRVTSTEEYPHLKPARYRRGFIHNGIMVLPRQTCGLFTHTIFYNEYPGGSSELDKIINGGELFLTVLLNPISIFMTHLSNYGNDRLGLYTFKHLVRFLNSWTNLKLQTLPPVQLAQKYFQIFSEEKDPLWQDPCEDKRHKDIWSKEKTCDRFPKLLIIGPQKTGTTALYLFLGMHPDLSSNYPSSETFEEIQFFNGHNYHKGIDWYMEFFPIPSNTTSDFYFEKSANYFDSEVAPRRAAALLSKAKIITILINPADRAYSWYQHQRAHDDVVALKYTFHEVITAGPEAGPRLRALQNRCLVPGWYATHIERWLSSYHANQILVLDGKLLRTEPAKVMDTVQKFLGVTNFVDYHKTLAFDPKKGFWCQLLDGGKTKCLGKSKGRKYPEMDSDSRSFLRDYYRDHNIELSKLLYKMGQTLPTWLREELQSTR, from the exons ATGACTGTGCTGGCCAGGGCCCGGCGGGGTATCTGGCAGCTCTCTCCGCAGGTGGTGTTGCTCCTGCTCTTTGCCTTCTGCCTGCTCAGTGTTTTCGTCTCTGCTTATTATTTATATGGGTGGAAAAGGGGCTTGGAGCCCTCTGGGGACGTGGCAGGGCCGGACTGCGATGAGCCCAAGGTCGCCCCTTCCCGCTTGCTGCCACTGAAGACCCTCAAGGTGGCCGACTCCTCCCGCACGGACCCCTTGGTGCTGGTCTTCGTGGAGAGCCTCTActcccagctgggccaggagaTTGTGGCCATTTTGGAGTCGAGTCGCTTCAAATACAGGACAGAGATTGCCCCGGGGAAGGGGGACATGCCCACGCTGACCGACAAGGACCGGGGACGCTTTGCGCTCATCATCTATGAGAACATCCTCAAGTACGTCAACCTGGACGCCTGGAACCGGGAGCTGCTGGACAAGTACTGCGTGGAGTATGGTGTGGGCATCATCGGCTTCTTCAAG GCCAACGAGAACAGCCTTCTGAGTGCCCAGCTGAAGGGCTTCCCACTCTTCCTCCACTCCAACCTGGCGCTGAAGGACTGCAGCATCAACCCCAAGTCGCCCCTGCTCTACATCACGCGGCCCAGTGAGGTGGAGAAGGGTGTGCTTCCCGGGGAGGACTGGACTGTCTTCCAGTCCAACCACTCCACCTACGAGCCCGTCCTCCTGGCCAAGACCAAGTCAGCTGAGTCCATCCCTCACATGAGCGTGGATGCTGCCCTGCACACCACCGTGATGCAGGACCTGGGCCTCCACGATGGCATTCAGAGGGTGCTCTTCGGCAACAACCTCAACTTCTGGCTGCACAAGTTGGTCTTTGTGGACTCTGTCTCCTTCCTGACTGGCAAGAGGTTGTCTCTGCCCCTTGACCGCTACATCCTGGTGGACATTGATGACATCTTTGTGGGCAAGGAGGGCACACGCATGAAGGTGGAAGATGTCAAG GCACTGTTTGACACCCAGAACGAGCTGCGCACCCACATCCCGAACTTCACCTTCAACCTGGGATACTCAGGGAAATTCTTCCACACAG GTACTGATGCTGAGGACGAAGGTGATGACCTGCTGCTGTCCTACGTGAAGGAGTTCTGGTGGTTCCCCCATATGTGGAGCCACATGCAGCCTCACCTCTTCCACAACCAGTCAGTTCTTGCTGAGCAGATGACCTTAAACAAGAAATTCGCTGTT GAGCATGGCATCCCCACAGACATGGGGTACGCTGTGGCCCCCCACCACTCGGGCGTGTACCCTGTGCACGTGCAGCTGTACGAGGCCTGGAAGCAGGTTTGGTCCATCAGGGTGACGAGCACGGAGGAATATCCACACCTGAAACCTGCCCGCTACCGCCGCGGCTTCATCCACAACGGCATCATG GTACTACCCCGGCAAACCTGTGGCCTGTTCACACACACCATTTTCTACAATGAGTACCCTGGTGGCTCCAGTGAACTGGACAAAATCATCAACGGGGGTGAACTGTTCCTGACTGTCCTCCTGAACCCT ATCAGCATCTTCATGACCCACCTGTCCAACTATGGCAACGACCGCCTGGGCTTGTACACCTTCAAGCACCTGGTCCGCTTCCTCAACTCCTGGACCAACTTGAAGCTGCAGACATTGCCCCCTgtgcagctggcacagaaataCTTCCAGATCTTTTCCGAGGAGAAGGACCCACTGTGGCAG GATCCCTGCGAAGACAAACGACACAAGGACATTTGGTCCAAAGAAAAGACCTGTGACCGATTCCCAAAGCTTCTCATCATTGGGCCTCAAAAAACAG GAACAACTGCCCTTTATCTCTTCCTGGGGATGCACCCGGACCTGAGCAGCAACTACCCCAGCTCAGAGACCTTTGAGGAGATACAGTTCTTCAATGGACACAACTATCACAAGGGCATCGACTG GTACATGGAATTCTTCCCCATCCCCTCCAACACCACCTCTGACTTCTACTTTGAGAAAAGTGCCAACTACTTTGACTCTGAAGTGGCTCCTCGgcgagctgcagccctgctgtccaAGGCCAAAATCATCACCATCCTCATCAACCCTGCAGATCGAGCCTACTCCTGGTATCAG cACCAGCGAGCTCATGACGACGTGGTTGCCCTGAAGTACACGTTCCACGAGGTGATCACAGCGGGGCCCGAGGCGGGGCCGCGGCTGCGGGCGCTGCAGAACCGCTGCCTGGTGCCGGGCTGGTACGCCACCCACATCGAGCGCTGGCTCAGCAGCTACCACGCCAACCAG ATCCTGGTGCTGGATGGCAAGCTGCTCCGAACAGAACCCGCCAAAGTGATGGACACAGTCCAGAAATTCCTCGGCGTGACCAACTTCGTCGATTATCACAAGACCCTGGC GTTTGATCCAAAGAAAGGATTCTGGTGTCAGCTTCTGGATGGAGGAAAAACGAAATGCTTGGGAAAGAGCAAAGGGAGGAAGTACCCCGAGATGGATTCAGAT TCACGCTCCTTCCTGCGGGACTATTACAGGGACCATAACATAGAGCTCTCCAAGCTCCTGTACAAAATGGGGCAGACTTTGCCCACGTGGCTgcgggaggagctgcagagcaccaggtag